From the genome of Bosea sp. Tri-49, one region includes:
- a CDS encoding HlyD family secretion protein, which translates to MTVESAIEKRSEDRRDRLKLVDPVLEQTSAPVEARKADEERAAAPQAGDKPAPKRRSSKRIALILVAGTALAAGLGFGIDWWRNGRFIISTDDAYVGAEMATISAKLPANIATIAVTQNQEVKAGQSLVALDAGDQRIALESAQAKSATAKATLSRIDAQIEAARASLLQAQAQQTSSEAAVTRTTADFERASNLAAKSYGSQATLDAATAARDQAAASLASAKAGVVQATANIEVLKAQRVEAARQIDELKVAEDKAKRDLSFMTIAAPIDGLVANTNMQLGDLVSAGKRLMSIVPLDKVYVDANFKETQVGPLKIGDKAKITIDALPGQSFAGTVSGIAGGTGSVFTLLPPDNATGNFTKIVQRVPVRIALSPVSAARHVLRPGMSVVVSIDPRPSTGN; encoded by the coding sequence ATGACTGTCGAATCCGCCATTGAAAAGCGCTCCGAGGACCGCCGCGACCGGCTCAAGCTGGTCGACCCGGTGCTCGAGCAGACATCAGCCCCCGTCGAAGCCCGCAAGGCTGACGAGGAACGCGCGGCTGCCCCGCAGGCAGGCGACAAGCCGGCTCCGAAGCGTCGCAGCAGCAAGCGCATCGCCCTGATCCTCGTCGCCGGCACGGCGCTCGCCGCCGGTCTCGGGTTCGGCATCGACTGGTGGCGCAATGGCCGCTTCATCATCTCGACCGACGACGCTTATGTCGGCGCCGAGATGGCGACGATCTCGGCCAAGTTGCCGGCCAACATCGCCACGATCGCGGTCACGCAGAACCAGGAGGTCAAGGCTGGCCAGTCCCTGGTCGCGCTCGACGCCGGTGACCAGCGCATCGCGCTGGAGAGTGCACAGGCCAAGAGCGCCACGGCGAAGGCTACCCTGTCGCGCATCGACGCGCAGATCGAGGCCGCCCGCGCCAGCCTGCTGCAGGCACAGGCGCAGCAGACCTCGTCCGAGGCTGCCGTCACCCGCACCACCGCCGATTTCGAGCGCGCGAGCAACCTCGCCGCCAAGTCCTATGGCTCGCAGGCGACGCTCGACGCCGCCACCGCCGCACGCGATCAGGCCGCCGCCTCGCTCGCCAGCGCCAAGGCCGGCGTCGTCCAGGCTACGGCCAATATCGAGGTGCTGAAGGCACAGCGCGTCGAGGCCGCCCGCCAGATCGACGAGCTCAAGGTTGCCGAGGACAAGGCCAAGCGCGACCTCTCCTTCATGACGATCGCTGCGCCGATCGACGGCCTCGTCGCCAACACCAACATGCAGCTCGGCGATCTCGTCAGTGCTGGCAAGCGCCTGATGTCGATCGTCCCGCTCGACAAGGTCTATGTCGACGCCAACTTCAAGGAGACGCAGGTCGGCCCCCTGAAGATTGGCGACAAGGCGAAGATCACCATCGACGCCCTGCCCGGCCAGAGCTTCGCGGGCACGGTCAGCGGCATCGCCGGCGGGACCGGTTCGGTCTTCACATTGCTGCCGCCCGACAACGCCACCGGCAACTTCACCAAGATCGTCCAGCGTGTCCCGGTTCGCATCGCGCTGTCGCCCGTGTCGGCGGCCAGGCACGTGCTGCGTCCCGGCATGTCGGTCGTGGTTTCGATCGATCCGCGTCCAAGCACCGGAAACTAA
- a CDS encoding TetR/AcrR family transcriptional regulator, which translates to MSATLEPRHVKAISRNRRVAGADPDKRHQILEGAHAVFAARGFDAASMNDIAAAANVSKGTLYVYFEDKEHLFVALIEREREKQKQGMYAALAEEPDLSLALTNFGAGLVRLLTGPFALSAHRIVLGVAERMPDLGREFYERGPMQGAQQLAAFLARRVTQGELAIEDTALAAAQFVDLSQSTLMRPRLFNAVRTPPGEEEIARVVGEAVITFMARYRAPPKES; encoded by the coding sequence ATGAGCGCGACGCTGGAGCCGCGACACGTCAAGGCGATCTCCCGTAACCGGCGCGTCGCTGGTGCCGACCCCGACAAGCGTCACCAGATCCTCGAAGGGGCGCATGCCGTGTTCGCGGCCCGCGGCTTCGATGCGGCCAGCATGAACGACATCGCCGCTGCGGCGAACGTCTCGAAGGGCACGCTTTACGTCTATTTCGAGGACAAGGAGCACCTCTTCGTCGCGTTGATCGAGCGTGAACGCGAGAAGCAGAAGCAGGGCATGTATGCGGCCCTTGCCGAGGAGCCCGACCTCAGTCTGGCGCTGACGAATTTCGGTGCGGGGCTGGTGCGCCTGTTGACTGGTCCCTTCGCGCTGAGCGCCCACCGGATCGTGCTCGGCGTCGCCGAGCGCATGCCCGATCTCGGCCGCGAGTTCTACGAACGCGGCCCGATGCAGGGCGCGCAGCAGCTGGCCGCCTTCCTCGCCCGCCGCGTGACACAGGGCGAGCTTGCGATCGAGGACACCGCATTGGCAGCAGCGCAGTTCGTCGATCTCTCCCAGTCGACCCTGATGCGCCCGCGCCTGTTCAATGCCGTGCGCACGCCGCCGGGCGAGGAGGAAATTGCGCGCGTCGTCGGCGAGGCGGTGATCACGTTCATGGCGCGTTACAGAGCGCCGCCCAAAGAATCCTGA
- a CDS encoding alpha/beta hydrolase, whose product MASLIALGRRAFLTAGSALLSACSPLGLLNALTPGDAGGRLAASDIAYGPDKRQRLDVYVPEQGAGSAPVMVFLYGGGWNNGERADYAFVGRAFAAQGFVTIIPDYRLVPQVRFPAFVEDGALALRWVRDNIATYGGDAAGIALSGHSAGAHIAMMLALDRRFLARAGLPPSFVRSVAGLAGPYDFLPLDDPRSIAAFGEFPRPLDTQPISFASARAPRAFLATGDEDETVRPRNSIALAAKLRAAGAAVELKTYPGLGHAGILLALNNGFRGRAPVLADIVRFAKAQDSLGGAL is encoded by the coding sequence ATGGCCTCTCTCATCGCCCTCGGCCGCCGCGCCTTCCTCACGGCTGGCTCCGCACTCCTGTCAGCCTGTTCGCCGCTCGGACTGCTCAATGCCCTCACGCCCGGTGATGCCGGCGGCCGCCTTGCGGCCAGCGACATTGCCTACGGACCGGACAAGCGCCAAAGGCTCGACGTCTACGTGCCGGAACAAGGCGCGGGCAGCGCACCGGTTATGGTCTTCCTCTATGGCGGCGGCTGGAACAATGGCGAGCGCGCCGATTATGCCTTCGTCGGCCGCGCCTTCGCGGCCCAAGGCTTCGTCACGATCATCCCTGATTACCGGCTGGTGCCACAGGTCCGCTTCCCTGCCTTCGTCGAAGACGGCGCCCTCGCCCTGCGCTGGGTCCGCGACAATATCGCGACTTACGGCGGAGATGCTGCCGGCATTGCGCTGAGCGGCCATTCGGCCGGGGCCCATATCGCGATGATGCTGGCGCTGGATCGGCGTTTTCTCGCCCGAGCCGGCTTGCCGCCCAGCTTCGTACGCAGCGTCGCCGGGCTCGCCGGTCCCTATGATTTCCTGCCGCTAGACGATCCACGCAGCATCGCCGCCTTTGGCGAATTCCCGCGACCGCTCGACACTCAGCCGATCAGCTTCGCCAGTGCTCGCGCACCGCGCGCCTTCCTCGCAACCGGCGACGAGGACGAAACGGTCAGGCCACGCAACAGCATTGCGCTCGCCGCAAAGCTTCGGGCTGCCGGGGCGGCTGTCGAGCTAAAGACCTATCCCGGCCTCGGCCATGCCGGCATCCTGCTCGCGCTGAACAACGGCTTTCGGGGCCGTGCACCGGTCCTCGCCGACATCGTGCGCTTCGCGAAAGCTCAGGATTCTTTGGGCGGCGCTCTGTAA
- a CDS encoding DMT family transporter, which yields MPLPVEPAPAEPPQRPAPRRDNSLRGIGLMLLGSVFLSAADVASKYLTATTPAIQVVWLRYAAFALIMLAIAAPGGFKQLKPRRASMQILRGVAVTVSSILFVSSLKYLPIADATATSFVSPLFVTALSIPILGERIGWRRWTATLVGLIGVLIVVRPGGSDFQLASILPVLSAATWAFALIVTRMMSATENPVTTLAWSAVVGCLVLSALQPLTWQPLTTEAVLIGLFIGVSSTVGHWFVIQAFRHADASLLAPFSYVQLLWASAFGFILFSVLPDAFTWFGSAIIIASGLYTAHRERIRARRITGR from the coding sequence GTGCCTCTGCCGGTCGAACCAGCCCCAGCCGAGCCGCCGCAGCGCCCTGCACCGCGACGCGACAACAGCCTGCGCGGCATCGGCCTGATGCTGCTCGGCAGCGTCTTCCTCTCCGCCGCCGATGTCGCCTCGAAATACCTCACCGCCACGACGCCGGCCATCCAGGTCGTCTGGCTGCGTTATGCCGCCTTCGCGCTGATCATGCTGGCGATCGCCGCTCCCGGCGGCTTCAAGCAGCTGAAGCCGCGGCGCGCGAGCATGCAGATCCTGCGCGGCGTCGCCGTCACGGTCTCCTCGATCCTGTTCGTCTCGTCACTGAAGTACCTGCCCATCGCCGATGCGACCGCGACGAGCTTCGTCTCGCCGCTCTTCGTCACCGCCCTGTCTATCCCGATCCTTGGCGAGAGGATCGGCTGGCGGCGCTGGACCGCCACGCTGGTCGGCCTGATCGGCGTTTTGATCGTCGTCCGCCCCGGCGGCAGCGACTTCCAGCTCGCCTCGATCCTGCCTGTTCTCTCGGCAGCGACCTGGGCGTTCGCGCTGATCGTCACCCGGATGATGAGCGCGACCGAGAACCCCGTCACCACCCTGGCTTGGTCAGCCGTTGTCGGCTGCCTTGTGCTTTCGGCGCTGCAGCCGCTGACCTGGCAGCCGCTGACGACCGAGGCGGTGCTGATCGGCCTGTTCATCGGCGTCTCCTCGACCGTCGGGCACTGGTTCGTGATCCAGGCCTTCCGTCATGCCGACGCCTCGCTGCTGGCGCCCTTCTCCTATGTGCAGTTGCTCTGGGCCTCGGCCTTCGGCTTCATTCTGTTTTCGGTGCTGCCCGACGCCTTCACCTGGTTCGGCTCGGCGATAATCATCGCCTCCGGCCTCTACACCGCCCATCGCGAGCGCATCCGGGCGCGCAGGATCACGGGACGATAG
- a CDS encoding aspartate-semialdehyde dehydrogenase, whose amino-acid sequence MSFKVAIVGATGNVGHEMLDILAERAFPVSEVVALASSRSIGTEVSFGDRTLKVKALEHYDFSDTDICLMSAGGAVSKEWSPKIGAQGCVVIDNSSTWRMHPDVPLVVPEVNAAAAAGFTKMNIIANPNCSTAQLVVALKPLHDRFGVKRVVVSTYQSVSGAGKEAMDELFNQTRSVFAAGEVEVKKFPKRISFNVIPHIDVFMEDGYTKEEWKMMAETKKILDPKIRLTATCVRVPVFIGHSESVNIECEKPVTVEEAREVLRTAPGILVIDKHEPGGYITPHEAAGEDATYISRIREDATVENGLAFWCVSDNLRKGAALNAVQIAEVLVNRKLIQPRKKAA is encoded by the coding sequence ATGAGCTTCAAGGTCGCGATCGTCGGCGCCACGGGCAATGTGGGCCATGAGATGCTCGACATCCTCGCCGAACGCGCTTTTCCCGTCAGCGAGGTCGTAGCACTCGCCTCCTCGCGCTCGATCGGCACCGAGGTCTCCTTCGGCGACAGGACGCTGAAGGTGAAGGCGCTCGAGCATTATGATTTCTCCGACACCGATATCTGCCTGATGTCGGCAGGCGGCGCCGTTTCGAAGGAATGGTCGCCGAAGATCGGCGCGCAGGGCTGCGTCGTGATCGACAACTCCTCGACCTGGCGCATGCACCCAGACGTGCCGCTGGTTGTGCCCGAAGTGAACGCGGCAGCAGCGGCCGGCTTCACCAAGATGAACATCATCGCCAATCCGAACTGCTCGACCGCCCAGCTCGTCGTCGCGCTGAAGCCGCTGCATGACCGCTTCGGCGTCAAGCGGGTGGTCGTCTCGACCTATCAGTCGGTCTCCGGCGCCGGCAAGGAGGCGATGGACGAGCTCTTCAACCAGACCCGCTCGGTCTTCGCCGCCGGCGAGGTCGAGGTGAAGAAGTTTCCGAAGCGCATCTCCTTCAACGTCATCCCCCACATCGACGTCTTCATGGAGGACGGCTACACCAAGGAAGAGTGGAAGATGATGGCGGAGACCAAGAAGATCCTCGATCCGAAGATCAGGCTGACCGCGACCTGCGTGCGCGTGCCGGTCTTCATCGGCCACTCCGAGAGCGTCAACATCGAGTGCGAAAAGCCTGTCACCGTCGAGGAGGCGCGCGAGGTGCTGCGTACCGCTCCGGGCATCCTCGTCATCGATAAGCACGAGCCCGGCGGCTACATCACCCCGCACGAGGCGGCCGGCGAGGACGCGACCTATATCTCGCGCATCCGCGAGGACGCCACGGTCGAGAACGGTCTCGCCTTCTGGTGCGTCTCCGACAATCTGCGCAAGGGCGCGGCGCTCAACGCGGTCCAGATCGCCGAGGTTCTGGTCAACCGCAAGCTGATCCAGCCGCGCAAGAAGGCTGCCTGA
- a CDS encoding homospermidine synthase, whose translation MTDWPVYGEISGPIVMIGFGSIGRGTLPLIERHLKFDKSRFVVIAPDDDNRALLDERGIRFIQEAVTLENYKTMLEPLLTAGGGQGFCVNLSCDTGSRDIMELCSSLGALYIDTVNEPWLGFYFDETKGPGERSNYALREMTLAAKRARAPGSTTAVSCCGANPGMASWLAKKALLNLAADMRLNVPQPTTREEWAGLMKQVGVKGIHIAERDTQRSKNPKPPGVFVNTWSVEGFISEGVQPAELGWGTHEKWMPDNARTHETGSQAAIYLMQAGAETKVRSWCPTPGPQYGFLVTHNESISIADYFTVRDEAGKAIYRPTCHYAYHPCNDAVLSLHEMFGNAGRPQEEHHILEENEVIDGIDELGVLLYGHDKGAYWFGSQLSTEEARKLAPYQTATGLQVTSAVLAGMVWALENPKAGIVEVEEMDLDRCLGIQMPYLGPVKGYYTDWTPLDGRPGLFPEDIDTSDPWQFRNILVR comes from the coding sequence ATGACGGATTGGCCCGTATACGGCGAGATCAGCGGCCCGATCGTGATGATCGGCTTCGGTTCGATCGGCCGCGGGACACTGCCGCTGATCGAGCGGCATCTCAAATTCGACAAGAGCCGGTTCGTGGTGATCGCACCCGACGACGACAACCGCGCCCTTCTGGACGAGCGCGGCATCCGCTTCATCCAGGAAGCCGTGACGCTTGAGAACTACAAGACCATGCTGGAGCCGCTGCTGACCGCGGGCGGTGGCCAGGGCTTCTGCGTCAACCTGTCCTGCGACACGGGTTCGCGCGACATCATGGAGCTCTGCTCCAGCCTTGGCGCACTCTATATCGACACGGTCAACGAGCCCTGGCTCGGCTTCTACTTCGACGAGACGAAGGGTCCGGGCGAGCGCTCGAACTACGCGCTGCGCGAGATGACGCTCGCCGCCAAGCGCGCCCGCGCCCCGGGTTCGACGACGGCCGTCTCCTGCTGCGGCGCCAACCCCGGCATGGCCTCCTGGCTGGCCAAGAAGGCTCTGCTGAACCTCGCCGCCGACATGCGCCTCAACGTGCCGCAGCCGACCACCCGCGAGGAATGGGCCGGGCTGATGAAGCAGGTCGGCGTCAAGGGCATCCATATCGCCGAGCGCGACACGCAGCGTTCGAAGAACCCCAAGCCGCCGGGCGTCTTCGTCAACACCTGGTCGGTCGAGGGTTTCATCTCCGAGGGCGTTCAGCCGGCCGAGCTGGGCTGGGGCACCCATGAGAAGTGGATGCCGGACAACGCCCGCACCCACGAGACCGGCTCGCAGGCGGCGATCTATCTGATGCAGGCCGGTGCCGAGACCAAGGTACGCAGCTGGTGCCCGACCCCGGGCCCGCAATACGGCTTCCTGGTGACGCATAACGAGTCGATCTCGATCGCCGACTACTTCACCGTGCGCGACGAGGCCGGCAAGGCGATCTACCGGCCGACCTGCCACTACGCCTATCATCCGTGCAACGACGCCGTGCTCTCGCTGCACGAGATGTTCGGCAATGCCGGCCGCCCCCAGGAAGAGCACCACATCCTCGAGGAGAACGAGGTCATCGACGGCATCGACGAGCTCGGCGTGCTGCTCTACGGCCACGACAAGGGCGCCTACTGGTTCGGCTCGCAGCTCTCGACGGAGGAAGCGCGCAAGCTCGCCCCGTACCAGACCGCGACCGGCCTGCAGGTCACCTCGGCCGTGCTCGCCGGCATGGTCTGGGCGCTGGAGAACCCCAAGGCCGGCATCGTCGAGGTCGAGGAAATGGATCTCGACCGCTGCCTCGGCATCCAGATGCCCTATCTCGGCCCTGTGAAGGGCTACTACACCGACTGGACCCCGCTCGACGGCCGCCCGGGCCTGTTCCCGGAGGACATCGACACCAGCGATCCCTGGCAGTTCCGCAACATCCTGGTGCGCTGA
- a CDS encoding phosphodiesterase, producing the protein MLIAHITDLHIRPLGKPAYRVSETNALTERALDVVAALRPRPDALVITGDLTDCGLAEEYELLANLLTRIDVPVLLLPGNHDRRETLAAGLELGPHAVLDDGFIQFSADLGDIRLIGLDTLLPGQSAGALCDKRLAFLENALAGANGKPVVIFMHHPPFDCGIIHMDRIRLLDGADGFRDIISRHQNIERIVCGHHHRPITTRFAGTIAQIAPSVTHQVTLDLAPEGPATFHMEPPAYYLHSYRSGTGLVSHMAYVERYPGPYPFVLDADYPGAHD; encoded by the coding sequence ATGCTGATCGCCCATATCACCGACCTGCACATCCGCCCGCTCGGCAAGCCGGCCTATCGCGTCTCCGAGACCAATGCCCTGACCGAGCGCGCGCTCGACGTGGTCGCCGCCCTCCGCCCGCGCCCGGATGCGTTGGTGATCACCGGCGATCTCACCGATTGCGGTCTCGCCGAGGAATATGAGCTGCTGGCAAACCTGCTCACGCGCATCGACGTGCCCGTGCTGCTCCTCCCCGGCAATCACGACCGCCGCGAAACCTTGGCGGCCGGCCTCGAACTCGGACCGCATGCGGTTCTCGACGACGGCTTCATTCAGTTCAGCGCCGATCTCGGCGACATCAGACTGATCGGCCTCGACACCCTTCTACCGGGCCAGAGCGCCGGCGCGCTCTGCGACAAGCGCCTCGCCTTCCTGGAGAACGCGCTCGCCGGCGCGAACGGCAAGCCGGTCGTCATCTTCATGCATCATCCGCCCTTCGACTGCGGCATCATCCACATGGACCGCATCCGCCTGCTCGACGGCGCCGATGGCTTCCGCGATATCATTAGCCGGCATCAGAACATCGAGCGCATCGTCTGCGGCCACCATCACCGGCCGATCACGACGCGCTTCGCCGGCACGATTGCGCAGATCGCGCCGAGCGTGACGCATCAGGTCACGCTCGACCTCGCGCCCGAGGGGCCGGCCACCTTCCACATGGAGCCGCCGGCCTACTATCTGCACAGCTATCGGTCCGGCACCGGACTCGTCAGCCACATGGCCTATGTCGAGCGCTATCCCGGCCCCTACCCCTTCGTGCTCGACGCCGACTACCCCGGCGCACACGACTGA
- a CDS encoding ABC transporter substrate-binding protein, translating to MTSTTRRSVLAGAAFAASFAITPAFAQAPTEIELFFPVPVDGQLARDMTALIKEFNEKNPAIKATPVYTGSYDETLIKTRAAMKAGKPPAAVIMSANFLLDLKIEGEIQKLDDLIKTDGKTNEAYMGQFFRALHGNAVLDRSVYGVPFHNSTPLLYVNADHFKEAGLDPEKLPSNWEELASAAKKLTKREGDRVTRWGIIAPSNYDYGGWILQALTQSNGGQWFNVDYGGEVYYDSPSMLGALTFWSDLVGKHKVHPAGVQAGGAVSTAFLSGQASMVLLSTGSLTHIRTNAKFPYKVAFVPKNVKNEVPIGGASLVIPTGVEGERRKAAWTLINWMTSPEKSGWWSRATGYFAPNMAAYELPEMKEFIAKNPDAGIAVSQLAYAKPWFATYKTVPVRKAIEDELQAVLSGKKQPKEALVSAQKTADEIMKPYVEQTALKLPTN from the coding sequence ATGACCAGCACCACCCGCAGATCGGTTCTCGCCGGCGCAGCCTTTGCCGCCTCCTTCGCCATCACACCGGCCTTCGCCCAGGCGCCGACCGAGATCGAGCTGTTCTTCCCGGTCCCGGTCGACGGCCAGCTCGCCCGCGACATGACCGCGCTGATCAAGGAGTTCAACGAGAAGAACCCGGCGATCAAGGCGACGCCGGTCTACACCGGCTCCTATGACGAGACCCTGATCAAGACCCGCGCCGCAATGAAGGCCGGCAAGCCGCCGGCGGCAGTGATCATGTCGGCCAACTTCCTGCTCGACCTCAAGATCGAGGGCGAGATCCAGAAGCTCGACGATCTGATCAAGACCGACGGCAAGACCAACGAGGCCTATATGGGCCAGTTCTTCCGCGCCCTGCACGGCAATGCCGTGCTCGACCGCTCGGTCTACGGCGTGCCCTTCCACAACTCGACGCCGCTGCTCTACGTCAATGCCGACCACTTCAAGGAAGCCGGCCTCGATCCCGAGAAGCTACCTTCGAACTGGGAAGAGCTCGCCTCCGCGGCGAAGAAGCTGACCAAGCGCGAAGGCGATCGCGTCACCCGCTGGGGCATTATCGCGCCGTCCAACTACGACTATGGCGGCTGGATCCTGCAGGCCCTGACCCAGTCCAATGGCGGCCAGTGGTTCAACGTCGATTACGGCGGCGAGGTCTATTACGACAGCCCGTCAATGCTCGGCGCCCTGACCTTCTGGTCGGATCTCGTCGGCAAGCACAAGGTCCATCCCGCCGGCGTGCAGGCGGGCGGCGCGGTCTCGACCGCCTTCCTCTCCGGCCAGGCCTCGATGGTGCTGCTCTCGACCGGCTCGCTCACCCATATCCGCACCAACGCGAAGTTCCCCTACAAGGTCGCCTTCGTGCCGAAGAACGTGAAGAACGAGGTGCCGATCGGCGGCGCCTCGCTCGTTATCCCAACCGGGGTCGAGGGTGAGCGCCGCAAGGCGGCCTGGACCCTGATCAACTGGATGACCTCACCGGAGAAATCGGGCTGGTGGAGCCGCGCCACCGGATACTTCGCCCCGAACATGGCGGCCTACGAGCTGCCGGAGATGAAGGAATTCATCGCCAAGAACCCGGATGCCGGCATCGCCGTCAGCCAGCTCGCCTACGCCAAGCCCTGGTTCGCGACCTACAAGACCGTTCCGGTCCGCAAGGCGATCGAGGACGAGCTGCAGGCCGTGCTCTCTGGCAAGAAGCAGCCTAAGGAGGCGCTGGTCTCGGCGCAGAAGACCGCCGACGAGATCATGAAGCCTTATGTCGAGCAGACCGCGCTCAAGCTGCCAACGAACTGA
- a CDS encoding carbohydrate ABC transporter permease encodes MIEASSGVANREITPRLGYAATLLIAALWMTPFLWMLVAAFNPHTYGGSGMASLVPSYVPTLGNFAEAWASADFPRYGLNTAIISFGILAGQIVMITLAGYAFARLEFPGRTLCFYLFLLQLMLAPVVLIVPNLATIAKLGLYDSLLGVMAPYFASAFGTFLMRQAFRAIPRELEDAALIDGASVWQRIGFIYLPLAKPSLIAFGIVSVTSHWNEFLWPLMVINSPDLRPLTVGLASFTRGAEGAQAWGVIAAGTLMVSAPLLIAFALFQRAFVNSFVSSGIK; translated from the coding sequence ATGATCGAAGCCTCGAGCGGCGTCGCCAATCGCGAGATCACGCCCAGGCTCGGCTATGCCGCGACCTTGCTGATCGCCGCGCTCTGGATGACGCCCTTCCTCTGGATGCTGGTCGCCGCCTTCAACCCGCACACCTATGGCGGTTCCGGCATGGCCTCGCTGGTCCCGTCCTATGTCCCGACGCTCGGCAACTTCGCCGAAGCCTGGGCCTCGGCCGATTTCCCGCGCTACGGCCTCAACACCGCCATCATCAGCTTCGGCATCCTCGCCGGGCAGATCGTGATGATCACGCTCGCCGGCTATGCCTTCGCCCGGCTGGAGTTCCCCGGCCGGACGCTCTGTTTCTATCTCTTCCTGCTGCAGCTGATGCTGGCGCCGGTCGTGCTGATCGTCCCCAATCTGGCGACGATCGCGAAGCTCGGCCTCTATGACAGCCTGCTCGGCGTGATGGCGCCCTATTTCGCCTCCGCCTTCGGCACCTTCTTGATGCGCCAGGCCTTCAGGGCGATCCCGCGCGAGCTTGAGGACGCAGCGCTGATCGACGGCGCCAGCGTCTGGCAGCGCATCGGCTTCATCTATCTGCCGCTGGCGAAGCCCTCGCTGATCGCCTTCGGAATCGTCTCCGTCACCAGCCATTGGAACGAGTTCCTCTGGCCCCTGATGGTGATCAACTCGCCGGATCTGCGCCCGCTCACCGTCGGCCTCGCCTCGTTCACCCGCGGTGCCGAGGGCGCGCAGGCCTGGGGCGTCATCGCCGCCGGCACCCTGATGGTCAGCGCGCCGCTGCTGATCGCCTTCGCGCTGTTCCAGCGTGCCTTCGTCAATTCCTTCGTCTCGTCAGGCATCAAATAA
- a CDS encoding carbohydrate ABC transporter permease, whose translation MADTVLTSGLARPQALRLATWRPRRQTMLAFGLLAPSLVLLTLFTYWPVIQVAWQALHNQIKIGGPQTYVGLANFTALFADAAFRKALANNLLYAFGTVIPSLVLALGFAMALARSSRVNALFRSLFFLPVLIPLVAAASIFLFIFLPNAGLLDYHLAKLAISGPNWLGDPDIALWSIMGLTIWKNAGYYMLFFLAGLQAVPADAYEAAILDGANPWQRLRYVTLPYLKPTIGFVMVIGLINVVTQVDHVFVLTKGGPSDSTNLLLFYVYQQAVESYDAGRAAAGTLVMLALLLAISASSLRTLERSFGEREP comes from the coding sequence ATGGCGGACACGGTTCTGACGAGCGGATTGGCAAGGCCGCAGGCGCTGCGGCTCGCGACCTGGCGGCCTCGCCGTCAGACCATGCTTGCCTTCGGCCTGCTGGCGCCGTCGCTTGTCCTGCTGACGCTGTTCACCTACTGGCCGGTGATCCAGGTCGCCTGGCAGGCCTTGCACAACCAGATCAAGATCGGCGGTCCGCAGACCTATGTCGGCCTCGCCAATTTCACGGCGCTCTTCGCCGATGCCGCCTTCCGCAAGGCACTCGCCAACAACCTGCTCTATGCCTTCGGCACGGTGATCCCGAGCCTTGTTCTGGCACTCGGCTTCGCCATGGCGCTCGCGAGATCGAGCCGCGTCAACGCGCTGTTCCGCTCGCTGTTCTTCCTGCCGGTGCTGATCCCGCTCGTCGCCGCCGCCTCGATCTTCCTGTTCATCTTCCTGCCCAATGCCGGGCTGCTCGACTACCACCTCGCCAAGCTCGCGATCTCGGGCCCGAATTGGCTCGGCGATCCCGATATCGCGCTTTGGTCGATCATGGGCCTGACGATCTGGAAGAACGCCGGCTACTACATGCTGTTCTTCCTCGCGGGCTTGCAGGCGGTTCCGGCCGACGCCTATGAGGCGGCGATCCTCGACGGCGCCAATCCCTGGCAGCGCCTGCGCTACGTCACCTTGCCCTATCTCAAGCCGACCATCGGCTTCGTCATGGTGATCGGGCTGATCAACGTCGTCACCCAGGTCGACCACGTCTTCGTCCTGACCAAGGGTGGACCGTCGGACTCGACCAATCTCCTGCTGTTCTACGTCTATCAGCAGGCGGTCGAGAGCTACGATGCCGGGCGCGCCGCCGCCGGCACGCTTGTGATGCTGGCGCTGCTGCTCGCGATCTCGGCGAGCTCGCTGCGCACCCTCGAGCGCTCCTTCGGGGAGCGCGAGCCATGA
- a CDS encoding GNAT family N-acetyltransferase, whose amino-acid sequence MITIRDEIETDIPAREALLDRCLGERRTAKSSERLRDGRLPAEGLALTAERDGALVATVRLWHVEANGKPALLLGPLAVEPELQGEGIGRAMMREAIWRAACRGHGAILLVGDAPYYERFGFTAAPMADLAMPGPVERDRFLGLELREGALQDATGVLKATGALIPAEGAEGLRRRAA is encoded by the coding sequence ATGATCACGATCCGCGACGAGATCGAGACCGATATCCCGGCCCGCGAGGCCCTGCTCGACCGCTGCCTCGGCGAGCGCCGCACGGCGAAGTCGAGCGAGCGCCTGCGCGACGGCCGCCTGCCAGCCGAGGGGCTCGCCCTGACGGCGGAGCGCGACGGCGCGCTCGTCGCGACCGTGCGCCTCTGGCATGTCGAGGCCAACGGCAAGCCGGCGCTGCTGCTCGGCCCGCTCGCAGTCGAGCCGGAACTCCAGGGCGAAGGCATCGGCAGGGCGATGATGCGCGAGGCGATCTGGCGCGCCGCCTGCCGCGGCCATGGCGCGATCCTGCTCGTCGGCGACGCGCCCTATTACGAGCGCTTCGGCTTCACCGCGGCGCCGATGGCCGATCTCGCCATGCCGGGCCCGGTCGAGCGTGACCGTTTCCTCGGCCTCGAGCTGCGCGAAGGCGCGCTTCAGGACGCGACCGGCGTACTGAAGGCCACGGGGGCGCTGATCCCGGCCGAGGGCGCGGAGGGTCTCCGACGTCGCGCCGCCTGA